In Saccharothrix syringae, the following are encoded in one genomic region:
- a CDS encoding NAD-dependent epimerase/dehydratase family protein yields MKVFITGASGYIGGVVAEHLLAAGHHVAALARSAGAAERVGALGAEVVRGGLADLDVLRGAAAGADAVVHAAVDYAEPAMRAVEEPALGALLGALDGGRGFVYASTALVYPDAVAGPPAEDDAVDEGSPQVFKLHGERQVLAAGDVTATVLRGGLVHGRGGSALVSAMIAVSRRLGVAPYVEPGENLWSPVHVDDLARLYVAALERPVGGVFNAASRALPRVRDLAEAIAELTGADRGPLGADAAARAFGPLAGVLGRNITLDPTRAEEAFGWRTREVGVLEDVVRGSYRDLG; encoded by the coding sequence ATGAAGGTCTTCATCACCGGGGCGAGCGGCTACATCGGCGGCGTGGTCGCCGAGCACCTGCTCGCGGCCGGCCACCACGTCGCCGCGCTCGCCCGGTCGGCGGGGGCGGCGGAGCGGGTCGGCGCGCTGGGCGCGGAGGTCGTGCGCGGCGGGCTGGCCGACCTGGACGTGCTGCGCGGTGCGGCGGCCGGGGCCGACGCCGTGGTGCACGCCGCGGTCGACTACGCCGAACCGGCGATGCGCGCGGTCGAGGAGCCCGCGCTCGGCGCGCTCCTGGGCGCGCTGGACGGCGGGCGCGGGTTCGTCTACGCGAGCACCGCGCTGGTCTACCCCGATGCGGTGGCCGGGCCGCCCGCCGAGGACGACGCCGTGGACGAGGGCTCGCCCCAGGTGTTCAAGCTGCACGGGGAGCGGCAGGTGCTGGCCGCCGGTGACGTGACCGCGACGGTGCTGCGCGGCGGGCTCGTGCACGGTCGGGGCGGGTCGGCGCTGGTGTCGGCGATGATCGCGGTGTCCCGGCGGCTCGGTGTCGCGCCGTACGTGGAGCCGGGGGAGAACCTGTGGTCGCCGGTACACGTCGACGACCTGGCCCGGCTGTACGTGGCGGCGCTGGAGCGGCCGGTCGGCGGCGTGTTCAACGCGGCCTCGCGGGCGCTGCCGCGGGTGCGGGACCTGGCAGAGGCGATCGCCGAGCTGACGGGCGCGGACCGCGGGCCGCTGGGGGCGGACGCGGCGGCGCGGGCGTTCGGGCCGCTGGCGGGGGTGCTGGGGCGCAACATCACGCTCGACCCGACCCGCGCCGAGGAGGCGTTCGGCTGGCGGACCCGGGAGGTGGGGGTGCTGGAGGACGTCGTGCGCGGGTCCTACCGGGACCTCGGCTGA
- a CDS encoding acyl-CoA dehydrogenase family protein, with translation MAELVPVLREKAAWMEENRRLHPEAIDLLAEAGLFKLRRPKRYGGYEIDTRTLVDIGAQLARADGSLSWTIGVYWTPTYITGMFPDEAQDEVFATEDVRVCGSSTPSVMAAPVDGGIVLNGPSKFASGALHAHWQEVAAILIRPDAEPEPIMALVPMSDLELVDDWHTSGLKATGSITTLAKDVFVPQHRVIPMAAAMVPQSLSRANADSPMYRTPTSLVAAASGAGTPIGLAEAALEVFLERLPDRKITYTFYEKQGEAPITHVQVGTAKLKIDAARFHAERCAAVVDEKCLNGEPWKLEERTQVRVDWGQAAKLAKEAVDILFSASGGSAIFDRKSPLPRIVNDMNAVNLHALINPDTNTETYGRVLCGLEPNTVYI, from the coding sequence GTGGCCGAGCTCGTGCCGGTCCTCCGCGAGAAGGCGGCCTGGATGGAGGAGAACCGGCGCCTGCACCCCGAGGCGATCGACCTGCTCGCCGAGGCCGGCCTGTTCAAGCTGCGCCGCCCCAAGCGGTACGGCGGGTACGAGATCGACACCAGGACCCTGGTCGACATCGGCGCCCAGCTCGCCCGCGCGGACGGGTCGCTGTCCTGGACGATCGGCGTGTACTGGACCCCGACCTACATCACCGGCATGTTCCCGGACGAGGCCCAGGACGAGGTGTTCGCCACCGAGGACGTCCGGGTGTGCGGGTCCAGCACCCCGAGCGTCATGGCCGCCCCGGTGGACGGCGGCATCGTGCTCAACGGCCCGTCGAAGTTCGCCAGCGGCGCGCTGCACGCGCACTGGCAGGAGGTGGCGGCGATCCTGATCCGCCCGGACGCCGAGCCCGAGCCGATCATGGCCCTGGTGCCGATGTCGGACCTGGAGCTGGTCGACGACTGGCACACCTCCGGCCTGAAGGCCACCGGCAGCATCACCACGCTGGCCAAGGACGTGTTCGTGCCGCAGCACCGGGTCATCCCGATGGCCGCGGCCATGGTCCCGCAGTCGCTGTCGCGGGCGAACGCCGACTCGCCGATGTACCGCACGCCGACCTCGCTGGTGGCCGCGGCGTCCGGCGCGGGCACCCCGATCGGCCTGGCCGAGGCGGCGCTGGAGGTCTTCCTGGAGCGCCTGCCCGACCGCAAGATCACCTACACCTTCTACGAGAAGCAGGGCGAGGCGCCGATCACGCACGTGCAGGTCGGCACGGCCAAGCTGAAGATCGACGCGGCCCGGTTCCACGCCGAGCGGTGCGCCGCCGTGGTGGACGAGAAGTGCCTCAACGGCGAGCCCTGGAAGCTGGAGGAGCGGACCCAGGTCCGCGTCGACTGGGGCCAGGCGGCCAAGCTCGCCAAGGAGGCCGTGGACATCCTGTTCTCGGCCAGCGGCGGCAGCGCCATCTTCGACCGGAAGAGCCCGCTGCCCCGGATCGTCAACGACATGAACGCGGTGAACCTGCACGCCCTGATCAACCCGGACACCAACACCGAGACCTACGGCCGCGTCCTGTGCGGCCTGGAGCCCAACACCGTCTACATCTAG
- a CDS encoding acyl-CoA dehydrogenase family protein: MTITESPARQDIVRRATELVDLVRGHAAWMEENRLLHPEVLEAVDGAGLLKLRVPVRYGGYESDMATVVDVIAELSRGDGSLGWVFNAWMNGCWLAGLLPDEAQDDIYPDMGGVGIGLSVSPTGVAVPARGGVVLNGKWAFCSGILHGGWFAHSAVLAHEDGAREPITVLVRASELTVVDDWHTAGLRATGSVTTLAEDLFVPDRRVIRMVPLLTAGEHRSRLNAGSPVWRAPFSPAASAVGSAPALGVARAAWDLFFERLPGRKITFTRYERQEEAPLTHLQVAEAAMKIDESAFHVHRVAERVDAKTLAGEGWSTEERAVSRMDMGAATQLAKEAVDVLKTASGGSSIYSHVPIQRIERDVLAINLHGVLHPNTNLELYGRVRCGLEPNTDLI, translated from the coding sequence ATGACGATCACCGAGTCGCCGGCGCGGCAGGACATCGTCCGCCGGGCGACGGAGCTGGTGGACCTGGTCCGCGGGCACGCCGCGTGGATGGAGGAGAACCGCCTCCTGCACCCGGAGGTGCTGGAGGCGGTCGACGGTGCCGGCCTGCTGAAGCTGCGGGTGCCGGTGCGCTACGGCGGCTACGAGTCGGACATGGCCACCGTGGTCGACGTCATCGCCGAGCTGTCCCGCGGTGACGGCTCCCTCGGCTGGGTGTTCAACGCCTGGATGAACGGCTGCTGGCTGGCCGGGCTGCTCCCGGACGAGGCCCAGGACGACATCTACCCCGACATGGGCGGGGTGGGCATCGGCCTGAGCGTCAGCCCCACCGGCGTCGCGGTGCCCGCCCGGGGCGGCGTGGTGCTCAACGGCAAGTGGGCGTTCTGCTCGGGCATCCTGCACGGCGGCTGGTTCGCCCACTCCGCCGTGCTGGCGCACGAGGACGGCGCGCGGGAGCCGATCACCGTCCTGGTCCGCGCCTCGGAGCTGACCGTCGTCGACGACTGGCACACCGCCGGTCTGCGGGCCACGGGCAGCGTCACCACGCTGGCCGAGGACCTGTTCGTCCCCGACCGGCGGGTGATCCGGATGGTCCCGCTGCTGACCGCGGGCGAGCACCGGTCGCGGCTCAACGCGGGTTCGCCGGTCTGGCGGGCGCCGTTCTCGCCGGCCGCCTCCGCGGTGGGCAGCGCGCCGGCGCTGGGCGTGGCGCGGGCGGCGTGGGACCTGTTCTTCGAGCGCCTGCCCGGTCGCAAGATCACCTTCACGCGCTACGAGCGCCAGGAGGAGGCGCCCCTGACCCACCTCCAGGTGGCGGAGGCGGCGATGAAGATCGACGAGTCCGCGTTCCACGTGCACCGCGTGGCCGAGCGCGTGGACGCCAAGACGCTGGCCGGCGAGGGGTGGAGCACGGAGGAGAGGGCGGTGTCGCGGATGGACATGGGGGCGGCCACCCAGCTGGCCAAGGAGGCCGTGGACGTGCTCAAGACCGCCAGCGGCGGGTCCTCGATCTACTCGCACGTGCCGATCCAGCGGATCGAGCGGGACGTCCTCGCCATCAACCTGCACGGTGTCCTGCACCCGAACACGAACCTGGAGCTCTACGGCCGCGTCCGCTGCGGCCTGGAGCCCAACACCGACCTCATCTAG
- a CDS encoding carboxymuconolactone decarboxylase family protein: MAHIDLGVDEEEYPGIAGLLHYRPETAKPLNELAEVLLRGPSSLSRGERELIAARVSGLNECSFCRDSHSAFAAAQLDGGADLVGLVRADPATAPIGGKLRALLGIADAVRRSGREVTAGLVEAARAAGATDLEIHDTVLIAAAFCMYNRYVDGLGTIRPDDPSAYEGVARNVVANGYLWS; encoded by the coding sequence GTGGCACACATCGACCTGGGCGTGGACGAGGAGGAGTACCCGGGCATCGCGGGCCTGCTGCACTACCGGCCGGAGACCGCCAAGCCGCTCAACGAGCTGGCCGAGGTCCTGCTGCGCGGGCCGAGTTCGCTGTCGCGGGGCGAGCGCGAGCTGATCGCCGCGCGCGTGTCCGGCCTCAACGAGTGCTCGTTCTGCCGCGACTCGCACTCGGCGTTCGCCGCCGCCCAGCTGGACGGGGGAGCGGACCTGGTCGGGCTCGTGCGGGCCGACCCCGCCACCGCGCCGATCGGCGGCAAGCTGCGGGCGCTGCTGGGCATCGCGGACGCCGTGCGGCGGTCCGGCCGCGAGGTGACCGCCGGGCTGGTCGAGGCCGCGAGGGCGGCGGGCGCGACCGACCTGGAGATCCACGACACCGTGCTCATCGCGGCGGCGTTCTGCATGTACAACCGGTACGTCGACGGCCTGGGCACGATCCGGCCGGACGACCCCTCCGCCTACGAGGGCGTCGCGCGCAACGTCGTCGCGAACGGTTACCTCTGGTCGTAA
- a CDS encoding SDR family NAD(P)-dependent oxidoreductase codes for MLVTVTGGTGFVGAHTVAELVRAGHRVRLLVRGGSAVGAALRPLEVPPGAVDAVLGDVTDERSVAAAVRGADAVVHAASVYSFDRRRRAEMRRTNARGTEVVLDAARRAGVGRVVHVSSTAALFGPGVRVIGDDSPVGASREPYAATKAASEEVARRYQRQGAPVVISRPPALLGPHDPKLGDQVRRLRDTLRGIMPVWPAGGLQIGDVRDTAVLHAALLDPEVTAAHPLGAHFGPGHHLTTREYVDAVRRASGRALPAVFPPAALMGPVGRLTDLVQPVWPWHIPAEHEAIATVGAAVRVDPAASTLGLKPRPFADTVADTVRWLVDTGAVTPRRTGGR; via the coding sequence GTGCTGGTGACCGTGACCGGGGGTACCGGGTTCGTCGGGGCGCACACGGTGGCCGAGCTGGTGCGCGCGGGCCACCGGGTCCGCCTGCTGGTCCGCGGGGGGAGCGCGGTGGGCGCGGCCCTGCGACCGCTGGAGGTGCCGCCCGGCGCGGTGGACGCCGTGCTCGGCGACGTGACCGACGAGCGGTCGGTCGCGGCGGCGGTGCGCGGCGCGGACGCGGTGGTGCACGCGGCGTCGGTCTACTCGTTCGACCGGCGCCGCCGCGCCGAGATGCGGCGCACCAACGCCCGCGGCACGGAGGTCGTGCTCGACGCGGCCCGCCGCGCCGGGGTGGGCCGGGTGGTGCACGTGTCGAGCACGGCCGCCCTGTTCGGTCCCGGCGTGCGGGTGATCGGCGACGACTCGCCGGTGGGCGCCTCGCGTGAACCGTACGCGGCCACCAAGGCCGCGTCGGAGGAGGTCGCGCGGCGGTACCAGCGGCAGGGCGCGCCGGTGGTGATCAGCCGACCGCCGGCCCTGCTCGGGCCGCACGACCCGAAGCTCGGCGACCAGGTGCGCCGGCTGCGGGACACGCTGCGCGGGATCATGCCGGTGTGGCCGGCGGGCGGCCTCCAGATCGGCGACGTGCGGGACACCGCGGTGCTGCACGCCGCGCTGCTGGACCCGGAGGTCACCGCCGCGCACCCGCTCGGGGCGCACTTCGGCCCCGGCCACCACCTGACCACCCGGGAGTACGTGGACGCGGTGCGGCGGGCCTCGGGGCGGGCGCTGCCCGCGGTCTTCCCGCCCGCGGCGCTGATGGGGCCCGTGGGCCGGTTGACCGACCTGGTCCAACCCGTCTGGCCGTGGCACATCCCGGCCGAGCACGAGGCGATCGCCACGGTCGGCGCGGCGGTCCGCGTCGACCCGGCGGCGAGCACGCTCGGCCTCAAGCCCCGGCCGTTCGCCGACACCGTCGCCGACACCGTGCGGTGGCTCGTCGACACCGGGGCCGTGACGCCCCGGCGGACCGGCGGGCGCTGA
- a CDS encoding flavin reductase family protein translates to MTVPEPASTMERTSLREAMSLFATGVTVLTVGGEHVHGMTANAFTSVSLDPPLVLCCVARSAVMHGAISETGRFAVSIMGADQRETARYFADKRRPLGAAQFDAVDWLAGPHSGAPLLHGALAWLECWLVHRYEGGDHTIFVGRVLDCRRGAGAGALLFYGSAFHEV, encoded by the coding sequence ATGACCGTGCCGGAACCCGCGTCCACGATGGAGCGGACCTCGCTGCGGGAGGCCATGTCCCTGTTCGCCACCGGGGTCACGGTGCTGACCGTGGGCGGCGAGCACGTGCACGGCATGACGGCCAACGCCTTCACCTCGGTGTCGCTGGACCCGCCGCTGGTGCTGTGCTGCGTGGCCCGGTCGGCGGTGATGCACGGCGCGATCAGCGAGACCGGGCGGTTCGCCGTGTCGATCATGGGTGCCGACCAGCGCGAGACCGCGCGGTACTTCGCGGACAAGCGCAGGCCGCTCGGGGCCGCGCAGTTCGACGCGGTGGACTGGTTGGCGGGCCCGCACAGCGGCGCCCCCCTGCTGCACGGCGCCCTGGCGTGGCTGGAGTGCTGGCTCGTCCACCGCTACGAGGGTGGTGACCACACCATCTTCGTCGGTCGGGTGCTCGACTGCCGCCGCGGTGCGGGCGCCGGGGCGCTGCTGTTCTACGGCAGCGCGTTCCACGAGGTCTGA
- a CDS encoding acyl-CoA thioesterase, with amino-acid sequence MPGYYEIRHTVGFEETNLVGNVYYVNYLRWQGRCREMFLKEKAPSVLDEVRDDLKLFTLKVECEFVAEITAFDELSVRMRLEELTQTQVQFSFDYVKVTGGQEVLVAKGRQRIACMRGPNTDTVPARVPEELRRALAPYAEAPVPARAGLG; translated from the coding sequence GTGCCGGGCTACTACGAGATCCGCCACACCGTCGGGTTCGAGGAGACCAACCTCGTCGGCAACGTGTACTACGTGAACTACCTGCGCTGGCAGGGCCGGTGCCGCGAGATGTTCCTGAAGGAGAAGGCCCCGTCCGTGCTGGACGAGGTCCGCGACGACCTCAAGCTGTTCACCCTCAAGGTCGAGTGCGAGTTCGTCGCCGAGATCACCGCGTTCGACGAGCTGTCGGTGCGGATGCGGTTGGAGGAGCTGACCCAGACGCAGGTCCAGTTCAGCTTCGACTACGTCAAGGTCACCGGGGGCCAGGAGGTGCTGGTCGCCAAGGGCCGGCAGCGGATCGCGTGCATGCGCGGCCCGAACACCGACACGGTGCCGGCCCGGGTGCCCGAGGAGCTGCGCAGGGCGCTCGCGCCCTACGCCGAGGCCCCGGTGCCCGCCCGCGCCGGGTTGGGGTGA